From Saprospiraceae bacterium, one genomic window encodes:
- a CDS encoding VCBS repeat-containing protein: protein MPFSISNWTFFLLIAVFFSCGQNDKKSSKSMGFTLMDPAHTGVRFTNPITETLEENIYYSAYMFNGGGVATADFNNDGLVDLYFTGNQVPDKLYLNKGAMKFEDISVNAGIAKFKGWKNGISIVDINGDGLLDIYICRGDHNRAASENTNLLFINQGDLSFLESAAEYGIDDPGYSISSVFFDMDNDHDLDLYVTNRPERFYNSFKQLEDEKKLNIHACHHRLYRNDGNGKFSEVTAAAGISSTYGYGLSVIAGDFNQDGWQDLYVCNDFRWPDFYYENQKNGTFKEKIKEFANHTTLLSMGADMADINNDGLEDLFVLEMRPEDYIRSKTSMPAMNPPVYDTMAMMDIHVQFMHNAMFLNRGSGYFSEISQLSGLDKTDWSWAPIMADFDHDGLRDIYVTNGYKRDMNDRDGDAMIDSLVKNNHRFNSVDELFALFPSVNIVNYMFRNEGNLRFQKAMNEWGFDKASFSNGAATADLDNDGDLDLVVNNLEQLAFIYRNENPQPDQQIRISCKGPPGNPLGIGARISMISKSISTAAEMRIQRGYLSCSEPVVHFGMGDNKLADSVTITWADGNTETITQIKKGSKIVFDYSHSSKPFSDRFNSDKPMFSDVTENILDPLFQHKENSYGDFDVQILLPYRTSQLGPFVSVGDVNGDGLEDFYVGGAKNQAGALYLQNNSNRFQKSHQKAFDTDKAFEDMGSVLFDADGDNDLDLYVVSGGSEAAEGIFYQDRLYLNDGKGQFKKALKNIPATRSSGSAVVLMDYENDGDMDLFRPGRLVHLKYPSAPESYFFRNEGNGIFSDQSKSILGDLRYSGMITSAVALDVNSDQKTDLVVAGEWMSIQVWENNGQTLTKADQAKYGLQDTEGWWWSLHLTDLNKDGKSDLVCGNIGENFKFHASPEKPFSIYANDFDQNKTYDIVLAKYVGDFEMPVRGKQCSQEQMPFIKTKFPSYSQFANANLKDIYGEGLEKALHLQAKEFRSLVLWNRGGTFEKTILPVETQFSAVHGIFSGDLDGDSSKDLVLCGNLFKTEVETTPADASAGLVLLSRDHQFAPLSIQQSGVFLKTDVKDMKEIKIGQKLGLIATSNNGPLKILLKEK, encoded by the coding sequence ATGCCTTTTTCAATATCCAATTGGACTTTTTTTCTTTTGATTGCAGTCTTTTTTTCCTGTGGACAAAATGATAAAAAATCCTCCAAAAGTATGGGATTTACTCTGATGGATCCTGCCCACACCGGAGTCAGGTTTACCAACCCGATCACTGAAACACTGGAGGAAAATATATACTATTCTGCTTATATGTTTAATGGAGGAGGAGTTGCCACCGCGGATTTTAACAACGACGGTCTGGTCGATCTCTATTTTACAGGCAATCAAGTGCCGGATAAACTATACCTGAACAAAGGGGCCATGAAGTTTGAAGACATTTCAGTCAACGCAGGTATTGCAAAATTCAAAGGTTGGAAAAATGGGATCAGCATCGTGGATATCAATGGTGATGGTCTCTTGGATATCTATATTTGCAGGGGCGATCACAACCGGGCTGCATCGGAAAATACCAATTTACTTTTTATCAATCAGGGAGATCTGAGTTTTCTGGAGAGCGCGGCCGAATACGGAATCGATGATCCCGGATATTCGATCTCTTCCGTTTTCTTTGACATGGACAATGACCATGATCTGGATTTGTATGTGACGAATCGTCCAGAGAGATTTTACAATTCTTTCAAGCAGCTTGAAGATGAAAAGAAACTAAACATTCATGCCTGCCATCACAGATTGTATCGCAACGATGGAAATGGTAAATTTTCAGAAGTGACTGCTGCGGCCGGTATAAGTTCAACCTATGGATATGGACTTAGTGTAATTGCCGGTGATTTTAATCAGGATGGTTGGCAGGATCTCTATGTTTGCAATGATTTCAGATGGCCGGATTTTTATTATGAGAATCAAAAAAACGGCACTTTCAAAGAAAAAATAAAAGAGTTTGCCAATCATACGACCCTGCTGTCCATGGGTGCTGATATGGCCGACATCAACAATGATGGATTGGAAGATCTCTTTGTTTTGGAAATGAGACCGGAAGATTATATAAGAAGCAAGACTTCCATGCCGGCGATGAATCCTCCCGTATACGACACCATGGCCATGATGGATATTCATGTTCAGTTTATGCACAATGCCATGTTTTTGAATCGGGGTTCTGGCTATTTTTCAGAAATCTCTCAGCTCTCCGGACTCGACAAAACAGATTGGTCCTGGGCACCCATCATGGCCGATTTTGACCACGATGGTTTGAGGGATATTTATGTGACCAATGGATACAAGCGCGATATGAATGATCGCGATGGAGATGCAATGATCGATTCGCTGGTTAAAAACAACCACAGATTTAATTCAGTGGATGAATTGTTTGCTCTTTTTCCTTCGGTGAATATTGTCAATTATATGTTTCGGAATGAAGGAAATCTCCGCTTTCAAAAAGCAATGAATGAATGGGGATTTGACAAAGCCTCTTTTTCCAATGGCGCTGCAACTGCTGATCTTGACAACGACGGTGATTTGGATTTGGTCGTCAACAATCTGGAGCAGCTGGCTTTTATTTACAGAAATGAAAATCCTCAACCAGACCAACAAATAAGAATCAGCTGCAAAGGACCTCCCGGAAATCCGCTTGGAATAGGTGCCCGCATTTCGATGATTTCAAAATCCATTTCCACTGCCGCTGAAATGAGAATTCAAAGAGGGTATTTGTCATGCAGCGAACCCGTGGTTCATTTTGGAATGGGGGACAATAAGTTGGCAGATAGTGTGACCATTACCTGGGCAGATGGAAATACTGAAACCATCACACAGATCAAAAAAGGATCTAAAATAGTTTTTGATTATAGCCATTCAAGCAAGCCTTTTTCTGACAGATTTAATTCCGATAAACCCATGTTTTCTGATGTAACAGAAAACATTCTGGATCCTTTGTTTCAACACAAGGAGAATTCTTACGGAGATTTTGATGTGCAGATTTTATTACCGTATAGAACGAGTCAACTGGGTCCGTTTGTCTCCGTAGGAGATGTAAATGGAGATGGATTGGAAGATTTTTATGTAGGGGGTGCAAAAAATCAAGCGGGGGCTTTGTATCTGCAAAACAATTCAAACCGCTTTCAAAAATCCCACCAAAAAGCATTTGACACGGATAAAGCTTTTGAAGATATGGGCTCCGTTTTATTCGATGCAGATGGTGACAATGATTTGGATTTGTACGTGGTTTCCGGTGGCAGCGAAGCAGCAGAAGGCATTTTCTATCAGGATAGACTTTATCTGAATGATGGCAAGGGACAATTTAAAAAAGCGCTGAAAAATATTCCCGCCACGAGATCCAGTGGATCAGCTGTGGTTTTGATGGATTACGAAAATGATGGAGATATGGATCTGTTCAGGCCCGGCAGATTGGTGCATTTGAAATATCCTTCCGCTCCTGAGTCTTATTTTTTTCGAAATGAAGGAAATGGAATATTTTCAGATCAGTCCAAATCCATACTTGGTGACCTCAGATACAGTGGAATGATTACCTCTGCAGTGGCATTGGATGTCAACTCTGACCAGAAAACAGATCTTGTGGTAGCAGGAGAGTGGATGAGCATCCAGGTATGGGAAAACAATGGTCAGACTTTGACAAAAGCAGATCAAGCCAAGTACGGTTTACAAGATACAGAAGGCTGGTGGTGGAGCTTGCATTTGACCGACCTTAACAAGGATGGAAAATCAGATTTGGTGTGTGGCAACATCGGAGAAAATTTTAAGTTTCATGCCTCTCCTGAAAAACCTTTTTCAATTTATGCAAATGATTTTGACCAGAATAAAACCTACGATATTGTACTTGCAAAATATGTGGGTGATTTTGAGATGCCTGTCAGGGGTAAGCAATGCAGTCAGGAGCAAATGCCATTCATTAAAACAAAATTTCCAAGCTACAGCCAGTTTGCTAATGCAAATTTGAAAGATATTTATGGAGAAGGATTGGAAAAAGCCCTGCATTTGCAAGCAAAGGAATTTAGAAGCCTTGTTTTATGGAATCGGGGTGGAACATTTGAGAAAACAATCCTTCCCGTTGAGACGCAATTTTCAGCCGTACACGGCATTTTCTCCGGTGATCTTGACGGCGACAGTTCGAAAGATCTGGTCTTGTGTGGAAATCTTTTTAAGACTGAAGTGGAGACTACTCCTGCGGATGCTTCTGCAGGTTTGGTTTTGTTGTCAAGGGACCATCAATTTGCACCCTTGTCCATTCAGCAGAGCGGTGTTTTCCTCAAGACGGATGTTAAAGATATGAAAGAAATTAAAATAGGTCAGAAACTGGGATTAATTGCAACATCCAACAATGGCCCC
- a CDS encoding T9SS type A sorting domain-containing protein codes for MKRLSNSVAAMLIFCCLLLPSQSTFGQCISAPTQVCLEDCADVLYIGPNSPTASYDWSISCGTISNPHDQNPHIACFNAPGICTIQLITIERGFPPDTCIHLVDVLAKPTVKFYPDDSICEGDCADLTLEFTGTAPFTFSIRDNLGLNTYMTNNHIFPLRVCPGRSNLYEVVRIADRYCVEANPKSAVNVTVFPPFQAAILRHGDTLCAFPAGLDYTWLGCGTPTLYSKQQCFVPPAPGCYMLIVDNGICKDTVFYNFVCTLSCSFSGPDTITVGDTAMFHYTGNGSIRSIFTWIIERGAGPNLRDTLRGDSIKVKYDRPGCYTVRLIVRDGPCEESCTRTICIVSRPCACTNYNTNSVRPSSKNGNNCCFEVHGKIQSYECYQSMQLILNAGSFYNIQSNTGQGWSHRTAGNNSFYFTHSSGYLPTGDFNSGSFCVQGADEYTITVYYFSTKNGRTDTCAYYYAFDCRVKPPQPNCDGLVTFIEKQHTLPQFCCYNIQTNNPFPNTYTRIEAFLSNGQFTSVTANTGNGFNLVNQTLNHFTISHNSGFIPTGAITPASFCVNALANPMQLIVRYYYTIPPSTRDSCNFQFTFDCPFGPAPPDDCCDSLKSVSLVSIGNPSACCFDLFANSTKAKCFSKICLNTNSGNFSNIQANSGWIAQSSGPNGICFVPTGQFVPSGNINPGNFCVTGANNPFTVTVDFYDNANAVLPKCKKSFIRDCPSPPPPCNCDSLQVAINSISQTGGMCCYNVNYFLASNQNKCFTGIKVSTSSGTFSNITCPPGFQNSLVNSQTFNVVHSSGHLPTGSNTPASFCVNGSTSYTIKTVFFFGSGPTRDSCVISQAFTCPPPQNSCNCDSLNNNIVSTSQSSGQCCYDIVSTIPQGNCFTSMQVSTSAGTFNGIMTAAGFNHSGGNQQFTVSHSSGNLPMGIYTPVSFCVSGASLYTITVKYFYSHAGKIDSCLFTKTFDCPPAPTCSCDSLQHDLLPISQNPGYCCYVLSSTIPQSGCFSAIGVSVNSGTFIQISPVAGWMVSGGNQHFELTHQSGLIPAGVYLPASFCVSGAVAYTITVKYYYQNGTQTDSCEYSHSFDCPPSPKPCSCDSLLCSVMPVSAATGICCYDLLHDLPQTQCFTSALISTSQGSFTNVMAAAGYQTNTGNQTIALTHQSGFLPSGPTAPLSYCVVGASNYTISVMYFYSQGGVTDTCFFDFQFDCPQAPQDSSCLSSPCDTSLRSWQTAGTVNLVYDLVVFECQLIAAGDFNQINNVPANNIAAWNGNQWTALGSGTSGPIRALAVHNGKLYAGGSFLSAGGNPNSNHIAEWDGSNWSNLDDGLTSSTVPATVGALLSTPAGLVVAGVFDMAGATSNLSTQHIALWDGSAWTQNFNSNFNGHINSLYQSGNELYAGGFFSVPHNSISRWDGTSWNALAGGVNTNILFPTVGVKTILNYNGAMRVGGSFSDADNIPNTQNVASWNGSAWTSLTGGDIAQVFGLFDFKIYENKLFAGGRFNAAGGNPMNSVAAWDGTNWISTGHPYQLIHAIESYDSCGLQPCQLYSAGEGFVNRWTCQPNIIIDYESNGPLVSIIPNPARERIQIEINSTRRDANWSGSIYQMDGKKCLQIKKEAGLKQDVDISGLAPGIYVLEIRWKDDRAHMIRFVKL; via the coding sequence ATGAAACGTTTATCAAATTCCGTGGCAGCAATGCTGATTTTTTGCTGCTTGCTCCTCCCCTCCCAATCGACTTTTGGCCAATGTATCAGCGCACCGACCCAGGTGTGTTTGGAGGATTGTGCAGATGTCTTATACATTGGGCCCAATTCTCCAACTGCGAGTTATGATTGGTCTATCAGCTGTGGGACCATCAGCAATCCGCACGATCAAAATCCCCACATCGCCTGCTTTAATGCTCCGGGTATTTGCACCATCCAGTTGATTACCATTGAAAGAGGCTTTCCTCCCGATACCTGTATTCACCTGGTGGATGTTCTGGCCAAACCTACCGTCAAATTTTATCCGGATGATAGCATATGTGAAGGGGATTGTGCCGACCTGACGCTCGAATTTACCGGCACAGCTCCATTCACTTTCTCGATCAGAGACAACTTAGGTTTAAATACCTACATGACCAACAACCACATCTTTCCTCTGAGGGTATGTCCCGGCAGATCCAACCTATATGAGGTGGTGCGGATAGCGGATCGATACTGTGTAGAAGCGAATCCAAAATCTGCTGTCAATGTCACTGTATTTCCGCCTTTTCAGGCAGCAATCTTGAGACATGGGGATACCCTTTGTGCTTTTCCCGCGGGATTGGATTATACCTGGTTGGGTTGCGGTACTCCCACCCTGTACTCCAAGCAGCAATGTTTTGTTCCTCCGGCTCCTGGTTGTTATATGTTGATTGTTGACAATGGCATCTGTAAGGACACTGTCTTTTACAACTTTGTTTGCACTTTAAGCTGTTCATTTTCTGGTCCAGACACCATTACGGTGGGAGATACAGCCATGTTTCACTATACGGGGAATGGTTCCATACGATCGATATTTACCTGGATTATTGAGCGGGGAGCCGGGCCCAACCTGAGAGATACTTTAAGAGGAGACAGCATCAAAGTCAAATACGATCGACCGGGTTGTTACACGGTCAGACTCATCGTCAGAGATGGTCCCTGTGAAGAAAGCTGTACCAGAACCATCTGTATTGTATCAAGACCTTGCGCATGCACAAATTACAATACCAACTCCGTTAGACCTTCTTCAAAAAATGGAAACAATTGTTGTTTTGAGGTCCATGGAAAAATCCAATCTTATGAATGCTACCAATCCATGCAGCTGATCCTAAACGCTGGAAGTTTTTACAACATCCAATCAAATACCGGGCAGGGTTGGTCTCACCGAACAGCCGGAAACAATAGTTTTTATTTTACACACAGCAGTGGTTATCTACCCACGGGTGATTTCAATTCAGGAAGTTTTTGTGTGCAAGGAGCGGACGAATATACCATCACCGTTTATTATTTCTCGACCAAAAATGGCCGCACCGATACTTGCGCTTATTACTATGCATTTGATTGCAGGGTCAAACCACCACAACCCAACTGCGATGGATTGGTCACTTTTATTGAAAAGCAGCATACGCTGCCTCAATTCTGTTGTTACAACATCCAAACCAACAATCCATTTCCAAATACTTATACCAGAATAGAAGCATTTCTAAGCAATGGTCAGTTTACTTCCGTAACTGCAAACACAGGAAATGGCTTTAATCTGGTCAATCAAACTCTAAACCATTTTACCATTTCTCACAATTCCGGTTTTATTCCAACTGGGGCGATCACTCCTGCATCCTTTTGTGTGAATGCATTGGCCAATCCGATGCAACTCATCGTGAGATATTATTACACCATTCCTCCATCCACAAGAGATTCCTGCAATTTTCAGTTTACTTTTGACTGTCCCTTTGGCCCGGCTCCACCAGATGATTGCTGTGACTCATTAAAATCGGTCAGTCTTGTGAGCATTGGTAATCCGTCTGCTTGTTGTTTTGATTTATTTGCCAATAGTACCAAAGCCAAGTGTTTTTCAAAAATATGTTTAAATACCAACAGCGGCAATTTTTCCAATATACAGGCCAACTCTGGCTGGATCGCACAGTCTTCGGGACCAAATGGAATTTGTTTTGTTCCAACCGGTCAGTTTGTTCCATCCGGCAACATCAATCCCGGTAACTTTTGTGTGACAGGTGCAAACAATCCATTTACAGTTACTGTGGATTTTTATGACAATGCAAATGCTGTATTGCCCAAATGCAAAAAAAGCTTTATCAGGGACTGTCCAAGTCCACCTCCACCATGCAATTGTGATTCGCTTCAGGTAGCCATCAATTCAATTTCTCAAACTGGCGGCATGTGCTGTTACAATGTCAATTATTTTTTGGCGTCCAACCAAAACAAATGTTTTACAGGTATCAAAGTAAGTACCAGCAGCGGTACATTCAGCAACATAACATGTCCTCCGGGATTCCAAAATAGCCTGGTCAACAGCCAAACTTTCAATGTAGTGCACAGTTCCGGACATTTGCCGACCGGATCCAATACTCCCGCTTCATTTTGTGTGAATGGCTCGACATCATACACCATTAAAACAGTCTTCTTTTTTGGATCCGGACCTACCAGAGACAGCTGTGTGATCAGTCAGGCATTTACATGTCCACCTCCGCAGAATAGCTGCAACTGTGATTCTTTGAACAACAATATTGTCTCCACTTCACAATCATCAGGACAATGTTGCTATGACATTGTTTCGACCATTCCTCAAGGAAATTGTTTCACATCCATGCAAGTCAGTACCAGTGCCGGCACTTTTAACGGCATCATGACCGCTGCCGGATTTAATCATTCAGGAGGAAATCAACAATTTACAGTGAGTCACAGCTCTGGAAATCTTCCAATGGGTATTTACACCCCGGTTTCATTTTGTGTCAGTGGGGCAAGTCTTTATACGATTACAGTGAAATATTTTTACAGCCATGCCGGTAAAATAGACAGCTGTTTGTTCACAAAAACTTTTGATTGTCCACCGGCTCCAACTTGTAGTTGTGATTCTTTGCAACACGATTTGCTTCCGATCAGTCAGAATCCAGGATACTGTTGTTATGTATTGAGTTCTACCATTCCTCAATCTGGTTGTTTTAGTGCCATCGGTGTGTCCGTCAACTCCGGAACTTTTATTCAAATATCTCCGGTAGCAGGATGGATGGTATCCGGAGGTAATCAGCATTTTGAACTGACGCATCAATCTGGTCTCATTCCGGCGGGCGTTTATCTTCCGGCCTCCTTTTGTGTAAGCGGAGCGGTTGCTTATACAATAACCGTCAAATATTATTATCAGAACGGAACTCAAACAGACAGCTGTGAATACAGCCACAGCTTTGATTGTCCACCTTCACCCAAGCCTTGTTCCTGCGATTCATTGCTATGTAGTGTAATGCCGGTATCTGCTGCAACCGGAATTTGTTGTTATGATTTGCTGCATGATTTGCCACAGACCCAGTGTTTCACATCTGCATTGATCAGTACCAGCCAAGGTAGTTTCACGAATGTAATGGCGGCCGCGGGATACCAAACAAACACCGGCAATCAAACCATCGCTCTGACCCATCAATCCGGATTTCTTCCTTCTGGCCCTACTGCACCCTTGTCCTATTGCGTGGTTGGTGCCAGCAATTACACCATTTCGGTCATGTATTTTTATTCACAAGGAGGAGTCACAGATACTTGTTTCTTTGATTTTCAATTTGATTGTCCGCAAGCACCACAAGATAGTTCTTGTTTGAGTTCTCCATGCGATACTTCTTTGCGCAGCTGGCAAACAGCCGGGACGGTCAATCTGGTTTATGATCTGGTCGTTTTTGAATGTCAGTTGATAGCTGCTGGAGATTTCAACCAAATCAACAACGTACCGGCCAACAACATCGCCGCCTGGAACGGAAATCAATGGACAGCTCTTGGATCAGGAACTTCCGGACCGATTCGTGCTCTTGCAGTTCATAATGGAAAATTGTATGCCGGAGGAAGTTTTCTTTCTGCGGGTGGCAATCCAAATTCCAACCATATCGCAGAATGGGATGGAAGCAATTGGAGCAATCTCGATGATGGGCTTACTTCCAGTACTGTTCCTGCCACTGTTGGCGCATTGCTAAGCACCCCGGCTGGTTTGGTGGTAGCGGGTGTTTTTGATATGGCCGGAGCAACATCCAATCTCTCTACTCAGCATATTGCCTTGTGGGATGGTTCTGCATGGACTCAGAATTTCAATTCCAATTTTAATGGCCACATTAATTCATTGTATCAAAGTGGCAATGAGCTGTACGCGGGAGGATTTTTCAGTGTTCCTCACAACAGTATCTCAAGATGGGATGGTACCAGTTGGAATGCATTGGCAGGTGGTGTTAATACAAACATATTATTTCCCACAGTTGGGGTGAAAACCATTTTGAATTACAATGGAGCAATGAGAGTAGGAGGATCATTCTCGGATGCGGACAACATACCCAATACCCAAAATGTCGCATCATGGAATGGCAGTGCATGGACTTCGCTAACTGGAGGAGACATTGCTCAGGTATTTGGATTGTTTGATTTCAAAATTTATGAAAACAAATTATTTGCTGGAGGAAGATTCAATGCAGCAGGTGGTAATCCGATGAATTCAGTGGCTGCATGGGACGGAACAAACTGGATCAGCACAGGACATCCATACCAGTTGATTCACGCCATAGAGTCTTACGATTCCTGTGGTCTTCAGCCTTGTCAGCTTTATTCTGCCGGAGAAGGATTTGTCAACCGATGGACCTGTCAACCCAACATCATCATAGATTATGAAAGCAACGGGCCATTGGTTTCAATAATTCCCAATCCTGCGAGGGAAAGAATACAGATTGAAATAAATTCCACTCGGAGGGATGCAAACTGGAGCGGTTCCATTTATCAGATGGATGGTAAAAAATGCCTTCAAATTAAAAAAGAAGCTGGTTTAAAACAGGATGTGGATATCAGCGGATTGGCTCCGGGAATTTATGTACTCGAAATTAGATGGAAGGATGATCGGGCTCACATGATCCGATTTGTCAAATTGTAA
- a CDS encoding carboxypeptidase-like regulatory domain-containing protein — MHFFLILVPWMLGAQTGSIEGVVLDADTKETIIGAVVMLDNAQLGTTTDFDGMFVLRLAPGKYNVSISSLGFEKKTVTEVLVEAGKKTSLNVALATSSMVLDEVVVTEYKRTNTEASVLIELKQSKQVVSGISNQQIQKSLDANAAQVMQRIPGVTIVDNRFVMIRGLSERYNNVMINNVVAPSTEVDKRTFSFDLIASSALDRMLIYKSGSADLPGDFAGGVIKLYTIDHVDDNFTQVNFGLGYRSNTSLSPYFQSNGSPTDFLGFDSGFRSLPASFPSSRKLQNSGRDAQLRIDAAHSLKNNFVANEQMATPDYSVGFSMGRNAVLGSGAKLSSINTLSYSTSYQVFQRDFHRYFEWEERDQPILKRFQFMDDNFQKDNRISLLSNWNLKISDNHRIRFKNLFNQIGENETIIRNGKDYLQRPNDDLRNYLLGYRSRSIYTGQLEGEHRVSETAKLHWVAGGSYLRESEPDLRRFRTFRPLSHAEGEGYTMQLPPSSNLFETGRYFGSLQEFSLNQGMDYTLEKFFNNGTSPTIFKMGYYGDYRKRDFSSRYFSYLYPGFYVSDEGVRISKLPLDQIFSSENVKTDNGLTIEEGTRPIDTYSASSILGAAYATVEIPFSLTTTNAGLRVEHNIQILNTADDVSKIHVNNPVTAFLPFVNVGLNLSSRSVIRLAYSKTINRPEFRELAPFLFYDYKLEAARVGNPNLRSAHIQNLDLRFEFYPRNGEILSIGAFYKHFNDPIENRTIITTEQPSFTYINADWARNYGLEMEFRKSFRGITNSHFLDNFSVNLNASVIYSKVDLGVSAVAQDRTRALQGQSPYIVNAGLYYMDKRDLGVNLVYNIFGERIYSVGDDLFPTIYELPRHSIDLILTKKVGRMTYKMGVNDLVNARYRFFQDSDRNNKINEKDHVIFSFRRGQLFSLNLSYRL; from the coding sequence ATGCACTTTTTTCTGATTCTTGTACCATGGATGCTGGGGGCTCAGACAGGCTCCATTGAAGGAGTCGTCCTGGATGCAGACACCAAAGAGACTATTATTGGTGCGGTTGTAATGCTCGACAATGCACAGCTGGGTACCACCACCGATTTCGATGGAATGTTTGTATTGAGACTTGCTCCGGGAAAATACAATGTCAGTATTTCCAGTCTTGGATTTGAGAAGAAAACCGTTACTGAAGTACTCGTTGAAGCCGGTAAAAAGACCAGCCTCAATGTAGCACTCGCCACCAGTAGTATGGTGTTGGATGAAGTGGTTGTGACAGAATACAAGCGCACCAACACTGAAGCCTCGGTTCTGATCGAACTAAAGCAATCCAAACAAGTTGTCAGTGGGATTTCCAATCAGCAAATACAAAAATCTTTGGATGCCAATGCAGCTCAAGTCATGCAGCGAATACCTGGTGTGACCATTGTGGACAATCGTTTTGTCATGATCAGAGGTCTTAGTGAAAGGTACAACAATGTCATGATCAACAATGTAGTCGCACCAAGTACCGAAGTGGACAAAAGGACTTTTTCCTTTGATCTGATCGCAAGCAGTGCACTCGACCGCATGTTAATTTACAAATCAGGATCTGCCGATTTGCCCGGAGATTTTGCAGGTGGCGTCATTAAGCTGTACACGATTGATCATGTCGATGACAACTTTACACAGGTCAATTTTGGATTGGGGTATCGATCCAATACAAGCCTTTCTCCCTATTTTCAAAGCAATGGTTCTCCAACTGATTTTTTGGGTTTCGACAGTGGATTTAGATCCTTACCGGCTTCATTTCCGTCCTCGCGAAAATTACAGAATTCCGGAAGAGATGCACAGTTGAGAATTGATGCCGCACATTCATTGAAGAATAATTTTGTAGCAAATGAGCAAATGGCCACTCCGGATTACAGTGTGGGTTTTTCCATGGGAAGAAATGCTGTACTTGGAAGTGGAGCAAAGCTATCCAGTATAAACACCTTATCTTATTCAACAAGCTATCAGGTTTTTCAAAGAGATTTCCACCGCTATTTTGAATGGGAGGAAAGGGATCAACCCATCCTTAAAAGATTCCAATTCATGGACGATAATTTTCAAAAAGACAATAGAATCAGTTTGCTGTCCAATTGGAATTTAAAAATCAGCGACAACCACCGAATTCGGTTTAAAAATTTGTTTAACCAGATTGGCGAAAATGAAACCATCATCAGAAATGGAAAAGACTATCTGCAAAGACCCAATGATGATTTGAGAAATTACCTGCTCGGATACCGGAGTAGAAGCATCTACACCGGTCAATTGGAAGGTGAACACCGTGTCAGTGAAACGGCCAAACTTCATTGGGTAGCCGGAGGAAGTTATCTGAGAGAATCAGAGCCAGATCTCAGAAGATTCAGGACTTTCAGACCCTTGAGCCATGCGGAAGGAGAAGGATATACCATGCAATTGCCTCCGTCTTCCAACCTTTTTGAAACAGGTCGATATTTTGGAAGTCTCCAAGAATTTTCCCTGAATCAAGGGATGGATTATACCTTGGAGAAATTTTTTAACAATGGGACAAGCCCTACCATTTTTAAAATGGGTTATTATGGAGATTACCGCAAAAGAGATTTCTCTTCCAGGTATTTTTCATATTTGTATCCCGGCTTTTATGTTTCTGATGAAGGAGTTAGAATTAGCAAACTTCCATTGGATCAGATTTTCTCCAGTGAAAATGTGAAAACAGACAATGGCCTGACCATCGAGGAAGGTACCAGGCCCATTGACACCTACAGTGCTTCCAGTATTTTGGGAGCTGCTTATGCCACCGTAGAGATTCCTTTCAGTCTCACTACCACCAATGCAGGACTGCGGGTTGAACACAATATTCAAATCTTGAATACTGCCGATGATGTGAGTAAAATTCATGTCAACAATCCGGTGACTGCATTTTTACCTTTTGTCAATGTTGGGCTGAATCTGTCCTCCCGTTCTGTAATCCGATTGGCATACAGCAAGACGATCAACAGACCGGAATTCAGAGAACTGGCTCCATTTCTGTTTTATGATTATAAATTAGAGGCGGCCCGTGTAGGAAATCCCAATCTCCGGTCTGCCCATATTCAAAATCTAGATCTAAGGTTTGAGTTTTATCCGCGCAATGGAGAAATTCTAAGCATTGGCGCATTTTACAAACACTTCAATGATCCAATTGAAAACAGAACAATTATTACCACGGAGCAACCATCATTTACTTATATCAATGCAGATTGGGCCCGGAATTACGGATTGGAAATGGAGTTTAGGAAATCATTCCGTGGAATCACCAACAGTCATTTTTTGGATAATTTCTCAGTAAATCTAAATGCTTCGGTGATTTATTCGAAGGTGGATTTGGGTGTTTCTGCGGTAGCCCAGGACAGGACCAGGGCATTACAGGGACAATCACCTTATATCGTCAATGCAGGTCTCTATTATATGGACAAAAGAGACCTTGGAGTTAATTTGGTGTACAATATTTTCGGTGAGCGGATTTACTCCGTAGGGGATGATTTATTTCCCACGATATATGAGCTGCCACGACATAGCATCGATTTAATTCTGACCAAGAAAGTAGGTCGAATGACTTACAAAATGGGAGTAAACGACTTGGTCAACGCCAGATATCGTTTCTTTCAGGATTCTGACAGAAACAACAAAATAAATGAAAAGGACCATGTCATTTTCTCATTCAGAAGAGGGCAACTTTTTAGTTTGAATCTTTCCTACCGTTTGTAA